A genomic segment from bacterium encodes:
- a CDS encoding YajQ family cyclic di-GMP-binding protein: protein MPSFDIVSEVNLHEVTNAVDQANREVGTRFDFKGSAARYELQGSDIRLTAESEFQLQQMVDILKVKLAKRGVDLGCLAMEPPETLGRQARQTVHLKQGIDADLAKTIVRKVKDSKLKVQAAIQGDQVRVTGKKRDDLQAVIALLRQADLGQPLQYVNFRD, encoded by the coding sequence ATGCCTTCCTTCGACATCGTTTCCGAAGTCAACCTGCATGAAGTGACCAATGCCGTCGATCAGGCCAACCGCGAAGTCGGCACCCGCTTCGACTTCAAGGGCAGTGCGGCCCGTTACGAACTGCAAGGTTCGGACATCCGGCTCACCGCCGAATCGGAGTTCCAGTTGCAGCAGATGGTCGACATCTTGAAGGTCAAATTGGCCAAACGCGGCGTCGATCTCGGCTGCCTTGCCATGGAACCGCCGGAAACCTTGGGCCGGCAGGCTCGCCAGACGGTCCACCTGAAACAGGGGATCGACGCCGATCTGGCCAAGACCATCGTCAGGAAGGTCAAGGACAGCAAGCTGAAAGTCCAGGCTGCAATCCAGGGGGACCAGGTGCGCGTCACCGGGAAGAAACGCGACGACCTCCAGGCCGTGATCGCTCTGCTGCGTCAGGCGGACTTGGGACAGCCCTTGCAATACGTCAACTTCCGCGATTAG